Proteins from a genomic interval of Malassezia vespertilionis chromosome 9, complete sequence:
- a CDS encoding cathepsin D (MEROPS:MER0079560; COG:O; SECRETED:SignalP(1-22); EggNog:ENOG503NX73; TransMembrane:1 (n10-21c29/30o530-549i)), giving the protein MVSISINGGLLILAALVLSVSAAPNAASAAAAPTQEPKVSYSAPIKINRNALHPRNGNLKEGDLAKWIARERARIDSKYGHHNKRDSNETMHKRQYVGLADVGRDSFYFAQIGIGTPEESFNVVLDTGSADFWVADAQCVPQQGCPNDMQRYDSSKSSSFKDSSKSFHVPYGSGEVAGSLAAEDVSLAGYKVDGLTFGRASEMQENTLFPPTSGLMGMGFESLASSRSTPFWEVLAMRGALKDPLFSFQLATNQDARRVNEINTGGLFTLGALDNNQFQGDINWVPLLKQYGPKGIGYWGIRLDSVQINGNRPIGLGNGNTVAVDTGTTLIGAPPPIVEQVYSQIPGARSASSSSMSSSGHYMYPCKQKFEVKFTFNGRTFSLNDEQMNLGAVSTTGQYCIGAIFAQPTSPNSAMPAWILGDTFLRTVFSAYRFDPPAVGFADLSADGVQTKAMTSIQTHTTVAEQSAFTGGGGGGGGGGGPLPTRSSQNGISRLFGGDGLPTPSVASVPSGMPPPRSSARIAFGRTSQAVYATVATTLAATLLVCFSVI; this is encoded by the coding sequence ATGGTCTCTATCAGTATCAACGGGGGACTACTTATTTTGGCGGCACTTGTATTGAGTGTGTCCGCTGCGCCCAATGCCGCCagtgcagcagcggcgcctaCTCAAGAGCCGAAAGTCAGCTATTCGGCGCCCATCAAAATCAACCGCAACGCATTGCACCCTCGCAACGGCAACTTGAAAGAAGGCGATCTTGCTAAATGGATCGCTAGGGAGCGTGCGAGGATTGATTCCAAGTACGGCCATCACAATAAGCGCGACTCGAACGAGACGATGCACAAGCGGCAATATGTTGGGTTGGCCGATGTCGGCAGGGACAGTTTCTATTTCGCCCAGATCGGCATCGGCACGCCTGAGGAGTCATTCAATGTTGTGCTCGATACTGGGTCTGCTGACTTTTGGGTCGCCGACGCACAGTGCGTGCCACAACAGGGATGCCCAAACgacatgcagcgctacgACTCGTCCAAGAGCTCGAGCTTCAAAGACTCGTCCAAATCATTCCATGTCCCGTATGGATCCGGTGAAGTCGCTGGGTCGCTTGCGGCAGAGGACGTGTCTCTTGCTGGCTACAAGGTCGACGGCCTCACCTTTGGCCGCGCGTCAGAGATGCAGGAAAACACGCTGTTTCCGCCTACGTCGGGTCTGATGGGCATGGGCTTTGAGTCGCTTGCCTCGTCGCGGAGCACGCCATTTTGGGAGGTACTCGCtatgcgcggcgctctcAAGGACCCCCTATTTTCTTTTCAGCTTGCGACGAACCAGGATGCACGTCGGGTGAATGAGATCAACACGGGTGGCCTTTTtacgcttggcgcgctcgatAACAACCAGTTCCAAGGCGACATTAACTGGGTCCCATTGCTCAAACAGTACGGGCCCAAAGGCATCGGGTACTGGGGTATCCGTCTCGACAGTGTCCAGATCAATGGCAACCGCCCCATTGGCCTTGGCAACGGAAACACGGTTGCGGTCGACACGGGCACGACGCTGATCGGTGCACCGCCACCAATCGTGGAGCAGGTGTACAGCCAGATTCCCGGTGCGCGCTCCGCATCTTCCTCGTCGATGTCTTCGAGTGGCCATTACATGTACCCGTGCAAGCAAAAATTCGAGGTCAAGTTCACGTTTAATGGGCGCACTTTTAGTTTGAACGACGAGCAAATGAATCTCGGAGCGGTCTCGACAACGGGCCAGTACTGTATTGGTGCGATCTTTGCGCAGCCCACCTCGCCCAACTCGGCCATGCCCGCATGGATTTTGGGCGACACGTTCTTGCGCACCGTCTTTTCTGCGTACCGATTCGACCCTCCAGCAGTTGGCTTCGCCGACTTGTCTGCGGACGGCGTGCAGACCAAGGCTATGACGTCCATTCAGACACACACGACCGTGGCCGAACAAAGTGCTTTcactggcggcggcggcggtggcggtggcggcggcggacCCTTGCCGACACGCTCTTCGCAAAATGGCATTTCAAGGCTGTTTGGTGGTGACGGTCTTCCTACGCCATCGGTCGCGAGTGTGCCGTCTGGtatgccgccgccaagaagcagcgcacgtaTCGCGTTCGGAAGGACGTCTCAGGCGGTGTATGCAACGGTGGCCACGACGCTGGctgcgacgctgcttgtgTGCTTCAGCGTTATATAG
- the SCJ1 gene encoding DnaJ- protein scj1 (EggNog:ENOG503NU15; COG:O; SECRETED:SignalP(1-19)) has product MRVVVCILWLVCAACLARASDYYNVLGVDRRASAREIKSAYRRIARAIHPDKHPDKAAEFMELSEAYQVLSDETLRNVYDTQGADAAKQYQSHQSNGGGRPQSAYDLFSQFFGGTAPDETPKGPRKIYEAELSMQEIYNGRQFPLVFDRNVVCPQCMGSGAASSAHIHTCTTCNGGGVQIVRQQIMPGFVTNMQVTCQTCGGAGKMIQKVCARCKGEKIVVDEAEIEVSIDAGARDGAEYVFEGMSDQSPDTDAGDIAVIVKTVSMPGDFRRNGHNLYYTMPISLEEALFGFTHRLTHYDGHTFTVQRTGVTQPGHVVLIIDEGLPIAPDDREAAQGETHGDLFVTLNVVLPETRGSRRKALQEALVQHGQAHTEL; this is encoded by the coding sequence TCGTGTGCATTTTGTGGCTCGTGTGTGCGGCATGCCTTGCCCGCGCGTCGGACTATTACAATGTACTGGGAGTTGATAGGCgtgcatctgcgcgcgAGATCAAGTCTGCCTACCGAcgcattgcacgcgcgaTTCATCCGGACAAACACCCGGACAAGGCGGCCGAGTTTATGGAGCTAAGCGAGGCGTACCAGGTCTTGTCCGATGAAACGCTGCGAAATGTGTACGATACGCAAGGTGCGGACGCTGCGAAGCAGTACCAGTCGCATCAGTCCAACGGTGGCGGCCGTCCACAGAGCGCATACGATCTTTTTAGCCAGTTTTTCGGCGGCACAGCACCCGACGAGACGCCCAAAGGGCCGCGTAAGATTTACGAGGCGGAGTTGAGCATGCAAGAAATTTATAATGGGCGACAGTTTCCGCTCGTATTTGACCGCAATGTCGTGTGCCCACAGTGTATGGGCtccggcgcggcgtcgtctGCACACATCCATACATGCACGACGTGTaatggcggcggcgtccaGATTGTGCGCCAGCAAATCATGCCAGGATTTGTCACCAACATGCAAGTGACGTGCCAGACGTGCGGCGGGGCTGGGAAGATGATCCAAAAGgtgtgcgcacgctgcaaggGGGAGAAAATTGTGGTCGACGAAGCCGAGATCGAGGTGAGCAtcgatgcaggcgcgcgcgacggcgcagaGTACGTATTTGAGGGCATGTCAGACCAGAGCCCAGATACAGACGCTGGTGACATTGCCGTGATTGTTAAAACTGTCAGTATGCCGGGCGATTTCCGTCGTAACGGGCACAATCTTTACTATACCATGCCGATTTCGTTGGAGGAGGCCTTGTTTGGGTTTACTCATAGGCTCACGCACTACGACGGACATACCTTcaccgtgcagcgcacgggTGTGACACAGCCGGGTCATGTTGTGCTTATCATCGACGAGGGCTTGCCGATTGCGCCGGACGATAGAGAGGCCGCGCAGGGCGAGACCCATGGCGACCTATTCGTCACACTGAACGTCGTGCTTCCAGAGACGAGAGGATCGAgacgcaaggcgctgcaggaggCACTGGTACAGCATGGGCAAGCACATACAGAGCTGTAG
- the TIM10 gene encoding protein transporter tim10 (COG:U; EggNog:ENOG503P6VS) produces the protein MGLFGGNSSSAPATASTANVEAATAELDMITDVFNRLVQSCHKKCILDTQYREADLTKGESVCIDRYVASAFPE, from the exons ATGGGGCTCTTTGGCGGTAACAGCTCGTCAGCTCCTGCTACTGCATCCACTGCTAATGTGGAAGCGGCTACAGCCGAG CTTGACATGATCACGGACGTATTCAACCGCTTGGTCCAATCGTGCCACAAGAAGTGTATCTTGGACACACAGTACCGTGAGGCGGACCTGACCAAAGGCGAAAGTGTCTGCATTGATCGGTACGTCGCATCCGCATTTCCCGAATAG